A single region of the Pirellulales bacterium genome encodes:
- a CDS encoding alpha/beta hydrolase: protein MNRILRLLTVPIICGLPLTSGAVRADEPKPAVAKTNPDPTGKVPTTISGTYDGGKLVELRVQGRIAYLVKPTGAVDPQKRWLWEFPFWLGINDGFGNLAHRHYIEKLLAAGFHVAGVEVGASCGSPAAADVCQDFYNQLVSEYGLNKRARLLAHSHGGLIAYGWAFRHPECVSRIAGMSPAIDFRTYPTLPYVITGPTKGLDYRLSLEELDRRATEFNPIDNLAPLAKAGVKIMHLHGANDTLVPTGANATELGRRYHDLGGDAEIVLLPGLPAAKRGHDGPELYDSAALVNFLLAD from the coding sequence TTGAACCGAATTTTGCGGCTGCTAACGGTTCCAATAATATGTGGACTGCCGCTGACAAGCGGCGCGGTTAGGGCCGACGAGCCAAAACCGGCCGTCGCGAAGACCAATCCCGATCCTACCGGAAAGGTTCCGACCACGATCTCGGGCACTTACGACGGGGGAAAGTTGGTCGAGCTGCGCGTGCAGGGTCGCATCGCCTACCTCGTCAAGCCGACGGGTGCCGTCGATCCGCAAAAGCGCTGGCTGTGGGAATTTCCGTTCTGGCTTGGAATCAATGACGGGTTTGGCAACTTAGCGCACCGGCACTACATCGAGAAGCTGCTGGCGGCCGGATTCCACGTGGCTGGCGTCGAGGTGGGAGCCTCCTGCGGCAGTCCCGCCGCTGCAGACGTTTGCCAGGATTTCTACAACCAGCTGGTCTCAGAGTATGGACTGAACAAGCGGGCTCGGTTGCTGGCACACAGTCACGGCGGTCTGATCGCCTATGGTTGGGCCTTTCGTCATCCGGAGTGCGTCAGCCGGATCGCAGGCATGTCGCCGGCGATCGACTTCCGCACGTATCCGACATTGCCGTACGTAATCACCGGGCCGACCAAGGGATTGGATTACCGCCTATCGCTCGAGGAACTCGATCGTCGCGCCACCGAGTTCAACCCGATCGATAATCTGGCACCCTTGGCCAAGGCTGGGGTCAAGATAATGCACCTTCACGGCGCTAACGACACTTTGGTGCCAACCGGCGCCAACGCGACCGAATTGGGCCGTCGCTACCATGATCTCGGCGGGGATGCAGAGATCGTACTGCTGCCAGGTTTGCCGGCAGCGAAGCGCGGTCATGACGGACCAGAACTGTACGATTCGGCCGCGCTGGTGAATTTCTTGCTGGCCGACTGA